The window AAAGCATTCTTTCAAATTCCAGAGATGTAACTACATTTTTATAGCTTTTATAACCAAAGTGTCCAAAACCAATGGGGTTGAAGGCATCTATTCCTGTTGCCAGGATCACAGCACCAACCTGGAGGGAAATCTCCTGATCTGTATCCTGATAATTAATTGCCTCAGCAGGGCACACTTTCTCACAGATTCCGCAAACACCCTTGGTCAGCTTCAGACATTTTTCAGGATCAATTGTGTATTCAGAGGGAATGCTCTGCAGAAAGTATCTTGAGATAGCTCCGCGTTTACGGAGTCCCATATCAAAGTCATCATCAACTTTTACCGGGCATTTAGATTCACAAATTCCACAGGCAACGCATTTTACAGGATCCACATATTTTGCTTTCTGCAGAACTTTCACAGTAAAGTTACCCGGGTCACCTTCAACAGATGAAATATTTGTTTTTATATAAATTTTAATATTAGGATGTCGGGCACATTCACTCATTTTAGGCGCCAGGATACACATTGAGCAATCATTGGTTGGAAATGTTTTATCCAGTTGAGGCATTCTTCCACCAATTGAGGACGATTCTTCGATCAAATGTACTTGTAATCCTATCTCAGCCAGATCAAGTGAGGCTTGAATACCTGCAATACCTGCTCCCGCCACCATTACTGATTTGCTTTTATGACTCATATTCTTCCTCGATATTTACAAAAATATTTGCTTTTGAGTAGAATTTCCACCCATCGCTTTGATCTTATCAGTAAACTCATTGCCAACCTGGGCAAATTTCTGACCTTCTGAAGCTGATATCCAGGTAAGACGTATTCTACCCTCATCCAAACCAAGGGTTGTGAATATTTGCTTCACTATAGCCGTTCTTCTGCGAGTATGATAATTACCAACCTGGTAATGACAATCACCAGGATGTCAGCCACCTACCAGAATTCCATCTGCTCCACGCAGATAAGATTTGATCAGAAACACAGGATCTACGCGGCTTGAACACATCACCTTAATAGGTAAAATTGCCGTGGGATACTGCATCCGGTTTATGCCCGCCAGATCTGCTCCGGTATAGGAACACCATTTACATAAAAAACTTAATATCTTGG is drawn from Candidatus Stygibacter australis and contains these coding sequences:
- a CDS encoding hydrogenase iron-sulfur subunit, which encodes KILSFLCKWCSYTGADLAGINRMQYPTAILPIKVMCSSRVDPVFLIKSYLRGADGILVGGUHPGDCHYQVGNYHTRRRTAIVKQIFTTLGLDEGRIRLTWISASEGQKFAQVGNEFTDKIKAMGGNSTQKQIFL